In the Dolichospermum flos-aquae CCAP 1403/13F genome, GCATTTGTAGATGATGGAATTAAACCAGTTTTCCGCGTCACAACTCGATTAGGTCGGGTAATTGAAACCACAATCACTCACCCATTTTTAACTATTAAAGGCTGGCAAAGATTAGAAAATTTGCAAGTTGGAAATAAGATTGCCATCCCTCGTAAAATAGATGTGTTTGGGACAGAAACTATCCGCGAGTGTGAAGTCAAATTATTAGGTTATTTAATTGGTGATGGTGGTTTAACTAATAGCACTCCTAGATTTACAAACAGCAACCCATTATTGCAAACAGATTTTTCTGAAGCAGTAACTGAATTTGGTGGTTTATCAGTACGATGGGAAGATTCCCAAGGACAACGGACACCTTCATTATGTGTTCGTGGAGATTTAGAATTGATTGCCACTCAAAGACAGCTTTTCGCGGAAAGGCTCAAAATTGCTATTAGTTCTCGTTCATTAACTGCTAAAAAATTGAGCAATGAACTAGGAGTAATGCCATCTTTACTTTGTATGTGGCAAAAAGGAGAATGTGTACCAAATTATGACACTTTTGAGTTATTATGTAAAACTCTGGAAATTAAGTCAGAAGAATTTGCACCTCATGGATTCGCTAGTATCAGTAAATCGAGTAAAAATGCTTTGACAGTTTGGTTAGAAAAATTAGGTTTATGGGGCAAAGATGCTCATACTAAAACTGTCCCAAATATTGTATTTAAATTAGAAAAATCACAATTATCCTTATTCCTAAATCGTCTCTTTGCCACTGACGGCTGGGCTACCCTACTCAATAGTGGTCAATCACAATTAGGTTATGGTACAGTCAGCGAAAAACTAGCAAGACAAATTCAACATCTGTTATTAAGATTTGGTATTATTGCTGCTTTGAAAAAAAGGTCTGTAAAATATAATAATACCCGCAGACCAGCATGGCAATTAGATATTACTGATGCCATATCTATCAAAAACTTCATTGCAGAAATTGGCATTTTTGGCAAAGAAGCAGCATTAGCAAAAGTTACAGAAGCAATATCTCAAAAAAGATATCAAACCAATCGTGACTTGATACCTGTAGAAATTTGGGAACAGATAGCAGTAGCTAAAGGTAGCGAAACTTGGAGTAGTTTAGCTCAAGGGGCTGGGATTAAAAGCTATACAAATATTCATGTCGGTAAACGGGCATTAAAAAGGGAAAGATTATGGATTTTAGCCACGGCTTTAGACAATTTACCACTTCAGCAATTAGCAAATAGTGATGTATATTGGGATGAAATTATTTCTATTGAATCAGTTGGTAACAAACAAGTTTATGATTTAACAATTCCCGAAACACACAACTTTATTGCTAATGATATTTGTGTTCACAATACCGCCTTTTGTCTTAACCTCGCTCATAATATTGCTGCTGGTTATAAACTACCGGTGGCTGTTTTTAGTTTAGAAATGTCCAAAGAACAGCTAGTACAAAGACTATTAGCTAGTGAAGCCGGAATTGAAAGCAGTTATTTAAGAAGTGGCCGGATTAGTCAAACCCAATGGGAACCTTTAAGCCGTGCCATTGATAAACTCTCAGACACGCCAATTTTTATTGATGATACGTCAAATATTACAGTCACACAAATGCGAAGTCAAGCGCGACGACTGCAAGCCGAACAAAATGGAAATTTAGGATTAATAGTCATTGATTACTTGCAATTAATGGAAGGTGCAGGTGATAATCGTGTGCAAGAATTATCAAGAATTACCCGTTCTTTAAAAGGTTTAGCAAGAGAATTATCTGTACCCATAATTGCTTTATCACAGTTAAGTCGTGGAGTAGAAGCAAGAACTAATAAACGCCCAATGTTATCTGATTTGAGAGAATCGGGTTGTTTAGCAGG is a window encoding:
- the dnaB gene encoding replicative DNA helicase, translating into MAEELSFQGDGSNRVPPQNIEAEEAILGGILLDPEAIGRVSDRLVPEAFYISAHTTIYQAALRLHTQQKPTDLLSITSWLTDNDQLTQIGGRNKLATLVDRTVSAVNIDALAGLVMEKYLRRQLIKAGNEIVHLGFETETELPIVLDNAEQKVFNVTQQKTQSGLVHIGDTLINTFQDIETRHQGIALPGIPCGFYDLDAMTSGFQRSDLIIVAGRPSMGKCLSHDSEIVLADGQIATIEELYQQRQGSLLTLNDDWKFTFTQPSAFVDDGIKPVFRVTTRLGRVIETTITHPFLTIKGWQRLENLQVGNKIAIPRKIDVFGTETIRECEVKLLGYLIGDGGLTNSTPRFTNSNPLLQTDFSEAVTEFGGLSVRWEDSQGQRTPSLCVRGDLELIATQRQLFAERLKIAISSRSLTAKKLSNELGVMPSLLCMWQKGECVPNYDTFELLCKTLEIKSEEFAPHGFASISKSSKNALTVWLEKLGLWGKDAHTKTVPNIVFKLEKSQLSLFLNRLFATDGWATLLNSGQSQLGYGTVSEKLARQIQHLLLRFGIIAALKKRSVKYNNTRRPAWQLDITDAISIKNFIAEIGIFGKEAALAKVTEAISQKRYQTNRDLIPVEIWEQIAVAKGSETWSSLAQGAGIKSYTNIHVGKRALKRERLWILATALDNLPLQQLANSDVYWDEIISIESVGNKQVYDLTIPETHNFIANDICVHNTAFCLNLAHNIAAGYKLPVAVFSLEMSKEQLVQRLLASEAGIESSYLRSGRISQTQWEPLSRAIDKLSDTPIFIDDTSNITVTQMRSQARRLQAEQNGNLGLIVIDYLQLMEGAGDNRVQELSRITRSLKGLARELSVPIIALSQLSRGVEARTNKRPMLSDLRESGCLAGDTLVTLADSGIQIPIKELVGKFGFAVWALNEKTMQLEKAIVSNAFSTGIKPVFTLTTRLGRKIRATGNHKFLTINGWKRLDELDLNQQLIALANSDVYWDEIVSIIPDGEEEVFDLTVDKLHNFIANNIIVHNSIEQDADIVMMLYRDEYYSPDTPERGVTEVIIAKHRNGPTGTIKLLFDPQFTKFKNLAKPNNNW